A genome region from Cryptosporidium parvum Iowa II chromosome 8, whole genome shotgun sequence includes the following:
- a CDS encoding possible oxidase or dehydrogenase, translated as MLNLQRIMGRTCLRSSIINKKVISMSNSYLSRGLERRNINITKIKYKKDLHPIVEEEGVRKNAVDVLVIGGGVMGSALVYLLSKHTNIKNIALLSENKEAENNLIYHLNGTINSGETDSSMDLQHSLKLLKYSNMLRKVVQGLPGGVGKECIEKRTKILLGLGEEENNRIEARFDEFRHFFPKISLIDGKDISKLEPKVAYLDDCSSKLRKEKMNGILLKDEYTVASYGLLSAIFKKLADDISFFKKSKIVNYVNLNIRNIKRISSNGEIYYKIDSGEKSLYSRFLVINDIGNTFELVRELGYCSDWIVLNMLGKFQTTIKEGLKGVVSSMQSLSLPGSTSVYGFPEINSNQRIHFLVSSYTLPIIWLLKSMNLSDSISINDASPNNFDLFKSIREKSLRSKIEKLEIKIPKLVSEQIIQGSRKIIPSLNLSQLKDKQQNFDISINQLLDVSGEKNQVILDRSKIHTDENLILNISQPNSGTTCIKSATDDMITICNKLGININERSLKADIPEYEVHEGNFQDEM; from the coding sequence ATGTTAAATTTACAGAGAATAATGGGTAGAACCTGTCTAAGGtcatcaataattaataaaaaagtaatatCTATGAGTAATTCTTATCTATCGAGGGGGTTAGAAAGGAGAAATATCAAcataacaaaaataaaatataagaaaGATTTACACCCAATAGTTGAAGAAGAAGGAGTAAGAAAGAATGCAGTAGATGTATTAGTAATTGGAGGCGGAGTAATGGGTTCTGCTTtagtttatttattatcaaagcatactaatattaaaaatattgctTTATTATCAGAGAATAAGGAAGCTgagaataatttaatatatcattTAAATGGTACAATAAATTCTGGTGAGACTGATTCAAGTATGGATTTACAGcattcattaaaattattaaagtattCAAATATGCTAAGAAAAGTAGTACAAGGATTACCAGGAGGGGTAGGTAAAGAATGCATTGAAAAAAGGaccaaaatattattaggaTTAGGTGAGGAGGAGAATAATAGAATTGAGGCAagatttgatgaatttagGCATTTTTTCCCCAAGATAAGTTTAATTGATGGTAAGGATATAAGTAAATTGGAGCCAAAAGTTGCTTATTTGGATGATTGCTCGAGTAAATTGAGAAAGGAAAAAATGaatggaatattattaaaagatgaGTATACAGTTGCTAGTTATGGTCTTTTATCAgcaatattcaaaaaattggCAGATgatatatctttttttaagaaatcaaaaataGTAAACTATGTAAATTTGAAcattagaaatattaaaagaatatcTTCTAATGGAgagatttattataaaatagaTTCTGGTGAAAAGAGTTTATATTCAAGATTTCTGGTAATAAATGATATTGGAAATACATTCGAATTAGTAAGAGAATTGGGATATTGCTCTGACTGGATAGTATTGAATATGCTTGGGAAATTCCAAACAACAATTAAAGAAGGATTAAAAGGGGTGGTAAGTAGCATGCAGAGTTTATCTTTGCCAGGGTCTACATCAGTTTATGGCTTTccagaaattaattcaaaccaaagaattcattttttggTTTCTTCATATACTCTTCCAATAATATGGTTATTAAAATCCATGAATTTGAGTGATAGTATATCAATAAATGATGCTTCTCCCAATAATTTTGACTTATTTAAGAGTATTAGAGAAAAATCATTAAGAAgcaaaattgaaaaattggAGATAAAAATTCCAAAGTTGGTTAGTGAGCAAATTATACAAGGAAGTAGGAAAATTATTCCATCACTCAATTTGAGTCAACTAAAAGACAAACaacaaaattttgatatttctaTCAATCAGTTATTAGATGTATCAGGAGAGAAGAATCAGGTAATACTGGATCGTTCAAAGATTCATACTGATGAGAATTTGATCTTAAATATTTCCCAGCCTAATAGTGGTACTACCTGTATAAAGAGTGCTACTGATGACATGATAACTATATGTAATAAGCTTGGGATTAACATTAATGAGAGATCCTTAAAAGCAGATATTCCTGAGTATGAAGTGCATGAGGGCAATTTTCAGGATGAAATGTAG
- a CDS encoding 60S ribosomal protein L9 → MKDIFTYESFRVMEGTTVSVKSRTVTVTGKFGQVTRSFNHLPVDIKLCGNGKVVRIEVWFGTPRHQSAINTVCSAIKNMMVGVMKKFEYKMRLVYSHFPINSNILNNGSLIEIRNFLGEKRVRTVKMLPGVVVEKSNSVKDELIITGTDLELVSRSAALIHQCALARNKDIRKFLDGIYVSEKGTVVKDE, encoded by the coding sequence ATGAAGGACATTTTCACTTATGAATCATTCCGTGTAATGGAAGGAACAACAGTTTCTGTTAAGTCTAGAACCGTTACTGTTACTGGAAAGTTTGGTCAAGTTACAAGATCTTTCAACCATTTACCGGTAGATATTAAGTTATGTGGTAATGGTAAGGTTGTTAGAATTGAAGTATGGTTCGGTACTCCACGCCATCAATCAGCTATTAATACTGTCTGTTCAGCAATCAAGAACATGATGGTTGGTGTCATGAAGAAGTTTGAGTATAAGATGCGTCTTGTATATTCCCACTTTCCAATTAACTCAAATATCTTAAACAATGGCAGTTTGATTGAAATCAGAAACTTCTTGGGAGAGAAGAGGGTCAGAACTGTTAAGATGCTTCCAGGAGTTGTTGTTGAGAAATCTAACTCTGTTAAGGACGAGTTAATCATTACAGGTACTGATTTAGAGCTTGTATCTCGTTCTGCTGCTTTGATTCACCAATGCGCTCTTGcaagaaataaagatatACGTAAATTCCTTGACGGTATTTATGTTAGTGAAAAGGGTACCGTTGTTAAGGATGAGTAA
- a CDS encoding possible secreted protein with long stretch of threonines mucin produces MRFMLNDSQFQNLGSIIKDVNNSRGLDCNTTSICQISDILFVESEESTTPNKCNCNPEVNNNNNNDNDDTEEFSYCEEKALLIKAGFSACIRAFTFEGFSSQNTIAKVIRIFRRLLKGASIININCNIHKEMLQGLSVIFGMIPDFNIFKVLQAPLKNYLFWCYSQSEDDFVINNSRILLCAITWMREVSSGNNSNNNDNNNSNINNYNSNNNGPKYGLTLLSQDLLNFLISDINISTEQFQQESKLTLNNPNSSILELKKRILRNLELFSNLIIYSGFYLPPNSNISINSQNLFNTGGNLENTCKKEAGNFVTTLITPQIMQVLSNLRIIILEEVYKVVDEFVSIHLERAESDLNINSNDKVKENSKVKPKSKAINDSDLSNEYDNNKSTQLIKVKVLTWIISDIFDIRNNSNKLKNKENSYSTLFNIGNNSIESKHELFNKVEYILMLSSLHQDILENMLKVSGKTGLVVYSHMIQEYLISIFSLEYVPSTYYKFQNAEISQFLFKNYYSSILFGFGLIPETRFNDFDFQIFLTFNASMKILEYFEKLFQEILTIQEFSIELINFNSSLNNSHESYIHFSTLKDIITIKSQSQKLLSLIETFCLANNVILGLRYTRVAKDFRQKNPCLSLDGIINKYHISSSNVLYNLIIKNCQLFNLNPLGIQNLINSDPQIKKIFINLTYCIANTISEYYQDSEIIANLAVFSNINQILDCLLFNLDYNIRDERFEPIFKFFRSKIYLDSFSNDKDNDEACFNSKNLNNILLSASSYDYSKKELLYLDYNDKDFSSEPDNKLESVDIDSLPQEQPNYLEHPITVSSSPSSPSSQVEESKEFEMTSSMDLEEVMKSESETESKSETDSESESEPESEFNNLKHDENSKKESLDMDNIDFSMNLEPSSGEDED; encoded by the coding sequence ATGAGGTTTATGCTGAATGATTCCCAGTTCCAGAATTTAGGATCGattattaaagatgttAATAATTCCAGAGGTTTAGATTGTAATACAACATCTATCTGTCAAATTTCAGACATTTTATTTGTAGAATCTGAAGAATCTACTACTCCTAATAAATGCAACTGTAATCCAgaagtaaataataataataataatgataatgatgataCTGAAGAATTTTCTTATTGTGAAGAAAAAGCCTTGTTAATTAAAGCTGGTTTCTCTGCCTGTATTAGAGCTTTTACTTTTGAAGGATTTTCTTCCCAAAATACTATTGCAAAAGTAATTCGAATCTTTAGAAGGCTATTAAAAGGTgcttctattattaatataaattgcAATATCCATAAAGAAATGTTACAAGGATTAAGTGTGATCTTCGGTATGATACCagatttcaatattttcaaagtaCTTCAAGCTCCTCTTAAAAACTATTTGTTTTGGTGTTATTCACAATCCGAAGATgattttgttattaataattctagAATTCTTCTTTGTGCTATTACTTGGATGAGGGAAGTTTCTTCtggtaataatagtaataataatgataataacaatagtaatattaacaattataattctaataataatggacCAAAATATGGACTCACATTATTAAGTCAAGATTTACTTAACTTTCTAATTTctgatataaatatttcaacaGAGCAGTTCCAACAAGAATCTAAACTTACTTTGAACAATCCAAATTCTTCTATTTTAGaacttaaaaaaagaattcttcGAAACCTTGAATTATTCTCTAATCTTATCATATATTCTGGATTTTATCTTCCACCAAATTCCAATATATCAATTAACAGCCAGAATCTTTTTAATACCGGTGGgaatttagaaaatacATGCAAAAAAGAGGCGGGGAATTTTGTTACCACGCTGATTACTCCTCAAATTATGCAGGttttaagtaatttaagaataattattttagaaGAGGTATATAAAGTAGTTGATGAGTTTGTAAGTATTCATTTGGAAAGAGCTGAATCAgatcttaatattaattcaaatgacAAAGTTAAGgaaaattcaaaagttAAGCCAAAGTCAAAAGCCATTAATGATTCGGATTTAAGTAATGaatatgataataataaatcaaccCAGTTAATTAAGGTTAAAGTATTGACTTGGATAATTTCTGATATATTCGATATAAGGAATAATAGCAATAAGttaaagaataaagaaaattcataTTCAACTTTATTCAACATAGGTAATAATAGTATTGAATCCAAACATGAGTTATTCAATAAAGTGGAGTATATATTAATGCTTTCAAGTCTTCACCAAGACATCCTTGAAAATATGTTAAAAGTTTCAGGAAAAACCGGTTTGGTTGTTTATTCCCACATGATccaagaatatttaatctCAATCTTCTCATTAGAATATGTTCCTTCAACTTATTACAAATTCCAAAATGCTGAGATTTCTCAgtttttattcaaaaattattactcTAGTATTCTTTTTGGATTTGGTTTAATTCCAGAAACTAGATTCAATGATTTTGATTTCCAGATCTTTTTAACTTTCAATGCAAGTATGAAGATATTGGAGTATTTTGAGAAGCTTTTCcaagaaatattaactATTCAGGAATTCtctattgaattaataaatttcaattcGTCTCTAAATAATAGCCATGAAAGTTATATACATTTTTCGACCTTAAAAGATATAATTACCATTAAATCACAAAGTCAAAAACTTCTCTCTCTTATAGAAACTTTTTGTCTTGCTAATAATGTAATTTTGGGTCTTAGATATACCAGAGTTGCTAAAGATTTTAGGCAAAAGAACCCATGCTTATCCTTGGAtggaataattaataaatatcatATTTCAAGTTCAAATGTTTTAtacaatttaattattaagaattgccaattattcaatttgaATCCTCTTggaattcaaaatttaataaattcagatcctcaaattaaaaagatttttattaatttgacTTATTGTATAGCAAATACTATTTCTGAATACTACCAAGACTCTGAAATAATTGCAAATCTTGCAGtttttagtaatattaatcaaatctTGGACTGTCTATTATTCAATCTGGATTATAATATAAGAGATGAGAGATTTGAACCAATTTTCAAGTTCTTTAGGTCgaaaatttatttagattctttttcaaatgataaagataatgatgaagCATGCttcaattcaaaaaatctCAACAATATTCTTCTTAGTGCATCTTCTTATGATTATTCCAAGAAAGAACTGCTTTATTTAGACTATAATGATAAGGACTTTAGTTCTGAGCCAGATAACAAATTAGAATCTGTGGATATAGATTCATTGCCTCAAGAACAAccaaattatttagaaCATCCTATTACTGTTTCTTCATCACCTTCATCTCCATCATCTCAAGTTGAAGAATccaaagaatttgaaatgaCTTCTTCCATGGATTTAGAAGAAGTTATGAAATCCGAATCTGAGACTGAATCTAAATCTGAAACTGACTCTGAATCTGAGTCTGAACCCGAGTCTgagtttaataatttgaaacaTGATGAAAACTCTAAAAAAGAGTCGTTGGATAtggataatattgattttagTATGAATTTGGAGCCTTCCTCTGGAGAAGATGAAGACTAA
- a CDS encoding Low complexity coiled coil protein has translation KEYFKKKFKDMSINEEDPNSHIGKTLEDENDEKNKLLARIKELETENKQLKEGNKDETMIDDFKKLIDDMDGAINYSMQMVQVKDEEIKKINEKVLESNAKWKGYVKLLVDQISKKNKSIDNMKEEMDKFFEKTKKQEILNRENNSKLISYEELIQIDQQLLKQSKQIEVELNNRIRKLEEDNKKYITALKTISENTQKKISNYTSKIDNQQSLIRHLALIVDNFRGRFLYNNIGRQNGILNQINKKSSLNDDSNKEIMNPLEYEFGIIWSNCQEKSLQRKCELLELSFNLKGQESEINSNYLNDLLLNKNVSTSDACSAYSDYINRILGLYDLFCKFNILLQYFQYKALRYLQIHDIPNMTNGGEITGIIQWVCNLTIEIGFLILDLGSFIMSIRDFSKYKSSKESLNKDESGLQNSQIAQLPSLPEIKAILKWTDNVSQDTLNDNLNQNITYEEIKEFKNLLHAKIVNACPHENIDNKNAGIELLPVCCVDAIMNINISLSILLRLNIKSVQEKNLDEIYKKSLEISEKFYSKCGNLSLNGIHYPIDDRLYLWNGLYWIRILDQSKSGALKTYFEEMIIKQNEIYETIHNPGENHGVNITESVDKLFKSIQEIDANLDEFLNPIHMELEIENSKTTISMDSLPEVIISNKLQKLILSTDDQIELDGDANDNNRTNSLIGQNKEGRGVTEDSVEARGLDLVDMDSGPVGMVEIADSKLINTVNSDSPKKARYENSIKLLNEKIQSLKKELTEKEVAYSSFEAMQDEYKKLHDHKQLLMHRIEEQELEMRMSRERVKKYEDTVRQMKIDSDHLRRDLENLHNIPKIKAYSELDVLEPVYLRRLIRLMSNKLYELEMNRWNEKIAKEDPNRILKSNYSQKIMLGQIRSKNSLDKIALRILERERKREEKQKEKERDEAKEENKEEKDKGENMDYDLNPQNESHCQENDNLKCNYFDELKDDENDYTDILTLFEEFKELKRQIMLHRCSMPIMNNKGSEGTSSFEKEWEEYTKKESKLKYKLHIMKTSLQGLISETGKLTEENISNNSGDTYINKKIGKMLLKVPSAGQDSVLRMVKSQNNTMQVNISEWNEIVQNLVKITT, from the coding sequence AAAGagtattttaaaaaaaagttcaaAGATATGAGTATTAATGAAGAGGATCCAAATTCCCATATTGGGAAAACATTGGAAGATGAGAATGATGAGAAAAACAAACTCTTGGCGAGAATTAAAGAGCTAGAAACAGAAAATAAGCAATTAAAAGAAGGGAATAAAGATGAAACTATGATTGATGATTTTAAAAAGTTGATAGATGATATGGATGGTGCCATAAATTACAGTATGCAAATGGTGCAAGTTAAGGATgaggaaataaaaaagataaatgAGAAGGTTTTGGAAAGCAATGCAAAGTGGAAAGGATATGTAAAATTGTTAGTAGATCAGATTTctaagaaaaataaatcaatagATAATATGAAGGAGGAAATGGAcaaattctttgaaaaGACAAAGAAGCaagaaattttaaatagAGAGAATAATAGTAAGCTAATTTCGTATGAAGAATTAATTCAGATAGATCAGCAGCTCTTGAAACAGTCAAAGCAAATAGAGGTTGAATTAAACAATAGAATACGGaaattagaagaagataaCAAAAAGTACATAACAGCATTGAAAACAATTTCCGAAAATACccaaaagaaaatatcaAACTACACTAGTAAAATAGATAATCAACAATCACTAATTCGCCATTTAGCTTTAATTGTGGATAACTTTAGAGGAAGGTTTTTGTACAACAATATTGGAAGACAAAACGGAATATTGAaccaaattaataaaaaaagcaGCTTAAATGACGATTcgaataaagaaattatgaATCCTTTAGAATATGAATTTGGTATTATTTGGAGTAACTGCCAAGAAAAATCACTCCAAAGAAAATGTGAGCTTTTGGAGCTATCTTTTAACTTAAAAGGACAAGAAAGtgaaataaatagtaactatttaaatgatttgCTACTAAACAAGAATGTTTCAACTTCAGATGCATGCTCTGCTTACTCTGACTATATTAACAGAATTTTGGGCTTATACGACTTGTTCTGCAAGTTCAATATACTTTTACAGtatttccaatataaaGCTCTAAGGTATTTACAGATTCATGATATACCTAACATGACAAATGGAGGAGAAATTACAGGAATTATACAATGGGTTTGTAATCTCACAATTGAAATAGGCTTTCTAATCTTAGATTTAGGTTCATTCATAATGAGCATAAGAGATTTTTCCAAGTACAAGTCATCTAAAgaatcattaaataaagatgaatCCGGCCTACAAAACTCTCAAATTGCTCAACTCCCATCTCTTCCTGAAATAAAGGCAATTTTGAAATGGACTGATAATGTATCCCAAGATACCTTgaatgataatttaaatcaaaatattacttatgaagaaattaaagaatttaaaaatctCCTACATGCAAAAATTGTGAATGCATGTCCacatgaaaatattgacaATAAAAACGCCGGTATAGAATTATTGCCAGTGTGCTGTGTGGACgcaataatgaatattaatatttcactATCAATTCTGCTAagattaaatataaaatcagtacaagaaaaaaatttggatgaaatatataaaaagtCGCTAGAAATATCAGAAAAATTTTACTCAAAATGTGGAAACTTGAGTTTGAATGGGATCCATTATCCAATTGATGATAGGCTATATTTATGGAATGGACTATATTGGATTAGAATACTAGACCAAAGTAAAAGTGGAGCACTTAAGAcatattttgaagaaatgataattaaacaaaatgaaatttatGAAACAATACATAATCCAGGAGAAAATCATGGAGTCAATATAACAGAATCTGTGGAtaagttatttaaatcgattcaagaaattgatGCAAATTTAGATGAATTTTTGAACCCTATTCACATGGAATTGGAAATAGAAAATTCTAAAACTACTATTAGTATGGACTCCCTTCCTGAAGTCATTATTTCAAACAAGCTacaaaaattgatattgAGCACGGATGACCAAATTGAATTGGATGGAGATGcgaatgataataatagaaCTAACTCATTAATAGGCCAAAACAAAGAAGGGAGAGGAGTTACAGAGGATTCAGTTGAAGCTCGAGGGCTAGATTTAGTCGATATGGATTCAGGGCCAGTTGGAATGGTAGAGATTGCTGATTCAAAGCTGATTAATACAGTTAATTCGGATAGTCCAAAGAAGGCAAGATATGAAAATTCaatcaaattattgaatgaGAAGATTCAgtctttaaaaaaagagttAACCGAAAAAGAGGTAGcatattcttcatttgaAGCAATGCAGGATGAATATAAGAAACTTCATGATCATAAGCAGCTACTTATGCATAGAATAGAAGAGCAGGAGCTTGAGATGAGAATGAGTCGAGAACGTGTAAAGAAATATGAAGATACTGTGAGGCAAATGAAAATTGATTCTGATCATTTGAGGCGTGATTTGGAGAATTTGCATAATATTCCAAAGATAAAGGCATATAGTGAGTTGGATGTGTTGGAACCAGTATATTTAAGACGGTTAATCAGATTAATGAGCAATAAGTTATATGAGTTAGAAATGAATAGGTGGAACGAGAAAATAGCAAAGGAAGATCCAAATAGAATATTGAAGTCAAATTATTCACAAAAGATTATGTTGGGCCAAATTCGCTCAAAGAATTCATTGGATAAAATCGCATTAAGGATTCTGGAAAGGGAAAGGAAGAGAGAAGAGAAACaaaaggaaaaagaaaggGATGAAGCAAAAGAAGagaataaagaagaaaaggatAAAGGCGAGAATATGGATTATGATTTAAATCCACAAAACGAAAGTCATTGccaagaaaatgataatttgaAATGCAATTATTTTGACGAGCTCAAGGATGATGAGAACGACTATACAGATATATTGACTTTATTCGAAGAGTTTAAAGAGCTAAAGAGACAAATTATGCTTCACAGGTGTTCAATGCCAATTATGAATAACAAAGGATCAGAAGGAACCTCATCATTCGAAAAGGAGTGGGAAGAATACACAAAAAAAGAGTCAAAGCTCAAGTATAAATTGCATATAATGAAAACTTCTTTGCAAGGATTAATATCTGAAACAGGGAAATTAACggaagaaaatatatctaATAACTCAGGAGATACTTATATAAACAAAAAGATTGGAAAGATGTTACTTAAAGTTCCATCTGCTGGACAGGACTCTGTGTTAAGGATGGTTAAGAGTCAGAACAATACAATGCAAGTGAATATAAGTGAATGGAATGAAATTGTTCAAAATCTCGTAAAGATAACAACATAA
- a CDS encoding 60S ribosomal protein L7A (transcripts identified by EST) gives ELVKMVASNKSGQNKKNTSTQKVRHPLIEKTSRNFRLGGDIRPKTDLTRYVRYPRYILLQRQKSTLMRRLKVPPTLNQFTCTLDKNQSSQLLRLMGKYKPETRAEKKARLQEEAKKAAAGETTESKKPLFLKYGVNHVTDLVEMKKAKLVVIASDVDPIEIVCFLPALCRRKDVAFCIIGGKARLGKLIGKKTAAVVAIEGVRKEDQAEFDLLCNNFRAQYNDNVELRRKWGGGIMGVKAQHVIKRREKILAMEQAKKVGLVA, from the coding sequence GAATTAGTAAAGATGGTAGCATCAAACAAATCAGGacaaaacaagaaaaacACAAGTACTCAAAAGGTTCGTCATCCTTTGATCGAAAAGACCTCAAGAAACTTTAGACTTGGAGGTGATATCCGTCCAAAGACTGATTTAACTCGTTATGTACGTTATCCACGTTACATTTTATTACAACGTCAAAAGAGTACTTTGATGAGACGCTTAAAGGTTCCACCAACTTTGAACCAATTCACTTGCACTTTGGATAAGAACCAATCATCCCAGTTACTCCGTTTAATGGGTAAGTACAAGCCAGAGACTCGTGCTGAGAAGAAGGCTAGACTCCAGGAGGAAGCTAAGAAGGCAGCAGCTGGTGAAACAACTGAGAGCAAGAAGCCATTATTCCTCAAGTATGGTGTAAACCATGTAACAGACCTCGTTGAAATGAAGAAGGCTAAGCTTGTAGTAATTGCTTCTGATGTTGATCCAATTGAAATTGTATGTTTCCTACCAGCTTTATGCAGAAGAAAGGATGTTGCCTTCTGTATCATCGGTGGAAAGGCCAGACTTGGAAAATTAATTGGTAAGAAGACTGCTGCTGTTGTAGCAATCGAGGGTGTTAGAAAGGAAGATCAAGCCGAATTCGACTTACTCTGCAACAACTTTAGAGCTCAGTATAACGATAATGTTGAATTGAGAAGAAAATGGGGAGGTGGAATCATGGGTGTTAAGGCACAACATGTTATCAAGAGAAGAGAGAAAATCCTTGCTATGGAACAGGCAAAGAAGGTTGGTCTTGTTGCCTAA
- a CDS encoding 60S ribosomal protein L5, whose product AFLLVSYIKNMAFVKVLKNKAYFSRYQVKPRRRREGKTDYQARRAMISQDKTKYNSPKYRFVVRLTNTKVICQIIYATIEGDRVICSADSTELPRYGVPVGLANFSAAYCTGLLCARRVLKQLNMDKIFTGVGEITGDDYHVEEEAEDRRPFKCILDVGLTRTTSGNRVFAAMKGATDGGIYIPHSPNRFPGFTKGENGAEDSFDAEVLKDRILGKHISNYMSEMQEDDPEKYKAHFSQYIKAGITADKLADMYKNAVKAIHADPSRQKKPARKVTKTRVGNTIKTEKSQYVRHVKLTNQQRKERVQKKIELVAQLAAQEE is encoded by the coding sequence GCATTTTTATTAGTAtcttatattaaaaatatggCTTTTGTTAAGGTTTTGAAGAATAAGGCATACTTCAGCCGTTACCAGGTTAAACCACGTAGACGACGTGAAGGTAAGACTGATTATCAAGCTCGTCGTGCTATGATTTCTCAGGACAAGACAAAGTACAACTCACCAAAGTACCGTTTTGTTGTAAGATTGACCAATACAAAAGTAATATGCCAAATTATCTATGCCACAATTGAGGGAGACAGAGTGATTTGCTCAGCAGACTCTACAGAATTACCAAGATATGGCGTCCCAGTTGGTTTAGCAAACTTTTCAGCAGCATATTGCACTGGTCTTTTATGTGCCAGACGTGTATTGAAACAACTCAATATGGATAAAATCTTCACTGGAGTTGGTGAGATTACTGGAGATGACTACCATGTAGAGGAAGAGGCTGAAGATAGAAGACCATTCAAGTGCATTTTAGATGTTGGTCTCACTAGAACAACAAGTGGAAACCGTGTCTTTGCTGCCATGAAGGGTGCTACTGATGGTGGAATCTATATACCACATTCCCCAAACAGATTCCCAGGATTCACCAAAGGTGAGAATGGTGCTGAAGACTCGTTCGATGCTGAAGTACTCAAGGATCGTATTCTTGGAAAGCACATTTCCAACTACATGTCTGAGATGCAGGAAGATGATCCAGAGAAATACAAGGCTCACTTCTCTCAGTACATTAAGGCTGGTATCACTGCTGACAAACTCGCTGATATGTACAAGAACGCCGTCAAGGCAATTCATGCTGACCCATCTCGTCAGAAGAAGCCAGCAAGAAAGGTAACCAAGACTCGTGTTGGAAACACTATTAAGACCGAGAAGTCCCAATACGTTAGACATGTTAAGCTAACTAACCAACAGAGAAAGGAAAGAGTCCAGAAGAAGATCGAACTTGTTGCTCAGTTGGCTGCTCAGGAAGAGTAA
- a CDS encoding DNAj-like protein, producing the protein LHFVRELQERKSVKMEGSEGGENGTAEFDPKSYEEKSRDQKTKNTQSEDDLFDLFMKEVNEANSKSTNQGKNIGRNNHSKRVKISKLLIEGKIKEAISSSYGNDELTIGTSEEEILRLTSRVFANAYEVIGIPVDSDDSVIGKKYRKLSLLIHPDKTSHEKAREAFEILNKAYEELQKAENRVKYKEVWKRAEELVKKENKKNKLFKKDQQDQETYKKEFNKQVIEMCEKLLNDLQERKEYSEKCLLANHRFEQELYRQKLQEEKERCVQRQKWNEKFEERAQGWRSYKQNNSKLFNNKSSFDNDD; encoded by the coding sequence TTACATTTTGTACGTGAGTTACAAGAGAGGAAATCAGTGAAGATGGAGGGGAGTGAAGGTGGTGAGAATGGAACTGCCGAGTTTGATCCAAAAAGTTACGAAGAAAAATCCAGAGATCAAAAGACAAAGAATACTCAAAGCGAAGATGACCTTTTTGATTTGTTTATGAAGGAGGTTAATGAAGCAAACAGTAAAAGCACTAACCAAGGAAAAAACATTGGCAGAAATAATCATTCAAAAAGGGTCAAAATatcaaagttattaattGAAGGAAAAATAAAGGAAGCCATTAGTAGCTCATATGGCAATGATGAATTAACTATAGGAACCTCAGAAGAAGAAATCCTACGTCTAACTTCACGTGTGTTTGCCAATGCATATGAAGTTATAGGGATACCAGTCGATTCTGATGATTCTGTGATTGGTAAAAAGTATAGAAAGCTCTCATTATTGATCCACCCTGATAAGACAAGTCATGAAAAGGCTAGAGAAGCGTTTGAAATACTCAATAAGGCATATGAGGAGCTACAAAAGGCTGAAAATCGTGTCAAATACAAGGAAGTCTGGAAACGTGCTGAGGAATTAGTtaagaaagaaaacaagaaaaataaGCTCTTCAAAAAGGATCAACAAGATCAGGAAACCTATAAAAAGGAGTTTAATAAACAGGTTATAGAAATGTGCGAGAAGcttttaaatgatttacAGGAGCGAAAGGAGTACAGTGAAAAGTGTCTCTTAGCAAATCATAGATTTGAACAAGAATTATATAGACAAAAATTGCaggaagaaaaagaaaggtGTGTTCAAAGACAAAAATGGAATGAAAAATTTGAGGAAAGAGCTCAAGGTTGGAGATCatataaacaaaataacTCTAAATTATTCAACAATAAATCTAGCTTCGATAATGATGATTAG